The following coding sequences are from one Shewanella eurypsychrophilus window:
- a CDS encoding cold-shock protein, whose translation MSNSTTGLVKWFNEEKGFGFITQDNGGADVFVHFRAIASDGFKTLAEGQKVSFEVEQGQKGLQAANVVAI comes from the coding sequence ATGTCTAATTCAACAACTGGTCTAGTAAAATGGTTTAACGAAGAGAAAGGTTTTGGTTTCATTACTCAAGACAATGGCGGCGCTGACGTATTTGTTCACTTCCGTGCAATCGCTTCTGACGGTTTCAAGACTTTGGCTGAAGGCCAGAAAGTATCTTTCGAAGTAGAGCAAGGTCAAAAAGGCCTTCAAGCAGCTAACGTAGTTGCTATCTAA
- a CDS encoding DMT family transporter, protein MRAELYLLIATLLAALGWIASKLVVIEMPGEAFIAIRFLLASLVLLPFCYKQLLKLQVKHVMLACGVGVFLGLALQVWVYAVSISSSLSEGAFIMSLAMIIAPVTSWVLFQLKPNRAFWLALPVSTMGMLLLMLGNGWQVDKSQVYFLLAAILLSIHFVLNKKISSQITPLVSICLQLFTVGIVGLVYVGFTQEYAFEYSHTLLFWFVISTILATSIRYLLQTMGQYSIKMETAALIMILEPIWTMILSVTMLNETLELQKALGACMIFLSLFLYINTSSIK, encoded by the coding sequence ATGCGTGCTGAGTTGTACCTACTTATAGCCACTTTACTGGCTGCACTGGGTTGGATTGCGTCTAAACTAGTGGTTATCGAGATGCCTGGAGAGGCGTTTATTGCGATAAGGTTCCTGCTTGCGAGCCTAGTTTTACTGCCATTTTGCTATAAGCAATTATTGAAATTACAGGTTAAACACGTGATGTTGGCTTGTGGTGTGGGTGTCTTTCTCGGGCTCGCATTGCAAGTTTGGGTTTATGCAGTGTCAATTAGCAGCAGCCTGTCTGAAGGAGCATTTATCATGAGCTTAGCCATGATCATTGCCCCCGTGACCTCATGGGTCCTGTTTCAGCTAAAGCCAAACAGAGCATTTTGGCTAGCCTTGCCGGTAAGCACTATGGGTATGTTGTTGCTGATGTTAGGCAATGGCTGGCAAGTCGATAAAAGCCAAGTTTATTTTCTGCTTGCCGCAATACTTCTCTCTATTCATTTTGTGTTGAACAAAAAAATAAGCAGTCAGATCACTCCGTTAGTTTCAATATGTTTACAGCTATTCACGGTCGGCATTGTGGGTCTCGTGTATGTGGGTTTTACCCAAGAATATGCCTTTGAATATAGCCACACTTTGCTGTTTTGGTTTGTTATCTCTACTATTTTAGCTACCTCGATACGCTACTTACTGCAAACAATGGGGCAGTATAGTATCAAGATGGAAACCGCCGCCTTGATCATGATCTTGGAACCGATATGGACCATGATACTCAGTGTCACTATGTTGAATGAGACACTGGAATTACAAAAGGCGCTGGGTGCTTGTATGATCTTTCTATCACTGTTCCTTTATATTAATACCAGTTCCATTAAATAA
- a CDS encoding winged helix-turn-helix domain-containing protein, translating to MPIRHNEAKVLTLLLEQAKHVMSKEDILSHVWQDKVVSEQAIFQNISHLRALFGNVAIKTFPKRGYQWQLDFEIVAPAPLDIALHSEQESPVSAIPQTQPYWLYVALVALVICIIGIINWPSEPIHLNDESAIKIAYIPFSNISDNTQEQAQLVLQDSELFDFTPLAHLETTQFLTSAELEYPHLSQSNPFILTGNIRVHQQLTHLDFSIKGPFDEWQGQLAGSSTKDVLEQLRQHLAQTLIYDLLSKPQAPELKQAKLSIAYQQAPDDLIILGKLILSYLRTQELEKAMVMADKLAEQAQSQEDPQQIGNAYLFQSQILTSKKLYDLSAHKLALAIEQFEKINDLNRQADAWHSKSWLHYQQDDYAAIKITLLRSAQLALDAQDIPRELDALTYLSVLAHKKHQEDDKYLYLQQAENKMREYQLPIYHFAKVPFHYAIFAENPADKEPHLQRVLEFTALTPDHWVAQSSRRQLMTHYINFNRLGEAQGLVDDLTADNVYNSYLKTVLAQAKQQTEAFINHAKRTFEQAQLSGELSIGLDIALLLCSASNQQVNYDFYSQYISENAPSYWRQANETELLALKI from the coding sequence GTGCCGATTCGTCATAATGAAGCTAAGGTATTAACGCTCTTGCTTGAGCAAGCCAAGCATGTAATGAGCAAAGAGGATATCCTGTCTCATGTCTGGCAAGACAAGGTGGTGTCTGAACAAGCAATTTTCCAAAACATTAGCCACTTAAGAGCGCTTTTTGGCAACGTAGCCATAAAGACCTTCCCCAAGCGAGGCTACCAGTGGCAACTGGATTTTGAGATCGTAGCCCCGGCTCCACTTGACATTGCACTCCACAGTGAACAAGAGTCACCCGTTTCCGCCATCCCCCAAACTCAGCCCTATTGGCTATATGTAGCATTAGTTGCTTTAGTTATCTGCATTATTGGGATAATAAATTGGCCAAGTGAGCCTATTCATTTAAATGACGAGTCGGCGATAAAAATAGCTTACATTCCATTTTCTAACATTTCTGACAACACTCAGGAGCAGGCTCAGCTTGTACTGCAAGACAGTGAACTCTTCGATTTCACGCCTCTGGCTCATTTAGAAACAACCCAATTTTTAACCTCTGCAGAGCTTGAATACCCGCACTTATCGCAATCAAACCCGTTTATCTTGACCGGTAATATTCGAGTTCATCAGCAGCTAACCCATTTGGATTTTTCAATAAAAGGCCCATTTGATGAGTGGCAGGGGCAACTCGCTGGGTCATCAACTAAGGATGTGCTCGAACAATTAAGACAGCATTTAGCACAGACACTTATTTATGATCTGCTGAGTAAACCTCAGGCGCCAGAGCTTAAACAGGCCAAACTATCAATTGCCTATCAACAAGCTCCTGATGACCTGATAATCTTAGGTAAACTGATCCTCAGTTACCTGAGGACTCAAGAACTCGAAAAAGCCATGGTAATGGCAGATAAACTTGCAGAGCAGGCCCAATCCCAAGAGGATCCTCAGCAGATAGGTAACGCCTATCTGTTTCAGAGTCAAATATTAACCAGTAAGAAACTGTACGATTTAAGCGCGCATAAACTGGCTTTAGCCATTGAACAATTTGAAAAGATTAATGACCTAAATCGTCAGGCAGATGCCTGGCATTCAAAATCTTGGCTGCACTACCAACAAGATGATTATGCAGCAATCAAAATCACTTTATTAAGATCAGCTCAGTTGGCATTGGACGCTCAAGACATCCCCCGAGAGCTAGATGCGCTCACCTATTTATCTGTGCTAGCTCATAAAAAGCATCAAGAAGACGATAAATATCTGTATTTACAGCAAGCTGAAAATAAGATGCGGGAGTACCAATTACCTATTTATCACTTTGCTAAAGTCCCCTTTCATTATGCTATTTTTGCCGAAAATCCAGCGGATAAAGAACCACATTTACAGCGAGTACTCGAATTTACTGCGTTAACGCCAGATCATTGGGTCGCCCAATCGAGTCGAAGGCAACTTATGACCCATTACATCAACTTCAATCGACTCGGTGAAGCTCAAGGCTTGGTCGACGATCTCACTGCTGATAATGTTTATAACTCTTATCTTAAAACAGTGCTAGCTCAAGCTAAGCAGCAAACAGAGGCATTTATTAATCATGCCAAACGTACCTTCGAGCAAGCTCAGCTTTCGGGTGAGTTATCGATCGGCTTAGATATCGCTTTACTGTTATGCAGCGCATCTAATCAACAAGTTAACTATGACTTTTATTCACAGTATATTAGTGAAAACGCCCCATCATATTGGCGACAAGCGAATGAGACCGAGTTATTGGCGCTAAAAATTTAA
- a CDS encoding SUMF1/EgtB/PvdO family nonheme iron enzyme, protein MSQVFKLKPFVIAFAGITLTSTATFAAESDFIEPPMVSIPAGEFSMGSDRGEENARPIRRVSISAFQMGKYEVTVAEFKKFIKATNYEMPSNCYQHVLGGPTEELAAWDTNVYNFSDYHPVVCLPQQAAVDYATWLTDQTGKHYRLPSEAEWEYTLRAGTSTRYFFGDEQAASKACQYGNVSDWYAADKSAEIFPGAYVRDIEQCSDNEATLAMVGLYQANPFGVHDLMGNAMEYLADCYVDSYKDAPVDGSQVIIDACDSFVARGGSWHWFPWHSSERSYITNDFLGAIEGFRLVLDTEGKELPSQKGDTEFVQKLTLAQDKVKLKHAKNPAYPNKPQGLEVVEAKRSKVTLSWQGNSEVFLSGYTVYRQDPLTNKKMAISTVIKDTHFIDTSPLAHNARYSVVALNGTTQSQSSEAVDSGSSMVHTLPIKIQGEAFNFAHGADVRDSTMEPDNDKIFSSLGDKKASYQIRVARGGKFQLDARVFHSGEAQKFELWLGDQKLAAPKLEGERGWKTVNNIVIELPQGIHTLTVEGEQPMFAVNWLDVKAI, encoded by the coding sequence ATGAGCCAAGTATTTAAACTTAAACCATTCGTTATCGCCTTTGCAGGCATCACATTGACATCAACAGCTACTTTCGCCGCAGAGTCCGACTTTATAGAACCGCCTATGGTGAGTATTCCAGCAGGTGAATTCTCCATGGGCAGTGATCGCGGTGAGGAAAATGCAAGGCCCATTCGAAGAGTATCTATATCAGCCTTTCAAATGGGCAAGTATGAGGTCACGGTTGCTGAGTTTAAAAAGTTCATTAAAGCGACGAACTATGAGATGCCAAGTAACTGCTATCAGCATGTATTAGGTGGCCCAACAGAGGAATTAGCTGCATGGGATACCAATGTTTATAACTTCAGTGATTATCATCCTGTGGTGTGTTTACCTCAGCAGGCTGCGGTTGACTATGCCACTTGGCTGACAGATCAAACGGGTAAGCATTATCGACTGCCTTCAGAAGCTGAATGGGAATATACCTTACGTGCCGGCACAAGTACCCGATACTTTTTTGGTGATGAGCAAGCTGCTTCAAAAGCCTGCCAATACGGTAATGTATCCGACTGGTATGCGGCGGATAAGTCAGCGGAAATCTTTCCTGGGGCCTATGTGAGAGATATCGAACAATGCAGTGACAATGAAGCCACTTTAGCAATGGTTGGCCTCTATCAAGCCAATCCATTTGGTGTACACGACTTAATGGGTAACGCCATGGAGTATTTGGCGGATTGTTATGTCGATAGCTATAAGGATGCGCCAGTAGATGGCAGTCAGGTGATCATCGATGCTTGTGATTCCTTTGTGGCACGCGGTGGCAGTTGGCATTGGTTCCCTTGGCACTCAAGTGAGCGCAGCTATATCACCAATGACTTTTTGGGGGCTATCGAAGGCTTTAGGTTGGTGCTTGATACTGAAGGAAAAGAATTACCTTCGCAAAAGGGTGATACAGAGTTTGTACAAAAACTAACTCTAGCTCAGGATAAAGTGAAGCTTAAGCATGCAAAGAATCCAGCATATCCTAATAAGCCTCAGGGACTAGAAGTCGTTGAAGCTAAAAGGAGCAAGGTGACACTCAGTTGGCAAGGAAACAGTGAAGTATTCTTGAGTGGTTACACTGTCTATAGACAGGATCCGCTCACCAATAAAAAGATGGCCATTTCAACAGTCATCAAAGACACACACTTTATTGATACTTCGCCTTTAGCGCATAACGCTCGTTATTCTGTTGTGGCGCTTAACGGCACAACGCAGAGCCAAAGCAGCGAAGCTGTCGATAGTGGATCTAGCATGGTGCATACCTTACCCATTAAAATTCAGGGGGAGGCGTTTAACTTTGCCCATGGTGCAGATGTGAGGGATTCAACCATGGAGCCTGACAATGATAAGATTTTCAGCTCTTTAGGAGACAAAAAAGCGTCTTATCAAATTCGAGTAGCCCGTGGTGGTAAGTTTCAATTGGATGCGAGGGTATTTCACTCCGGTGAAGCTCAAAAATTTGAGTTATGGCTTGGAGATCAAAAACTAGCAGCGCCAAAACTTGAGGGGGAGAGGGGCTGGAAAACGGTTAATAATATCGTTATCGAATTGCCCCAAGGCATTCATACCTTAACCGTTGAGGGTGAGCAGCCAATGTTTGCGGTTAACTGGCTGGATGTTAAAGCCATTTAG
- a CDS encoding zinc-dependent metalloprotease has product MKLSSLSLAVILSITSMHSVSAADREDNQKTMTEMLTGKRVSEGLFNFYQDNKSGETFMLIKESQLNTPILYAAHNVDGLADIWEFRGLKRDEKLIEFKRYFDRIDIIAKSSRFIYDENSPLSRSKDANLSEPVLASLKIESEQDGKVLVNVDPLFLSESLHRVSQWPDGNNQGNKKQFKLGKLDETKSRIIKNRTYENNVDVIVEYVFNNDNPRGVGSIALTDPRVASLRIQHSFFELPQNNFKPRRDDARVGYFPHQLDNKTSADWAPYEDVIVRWNLQKQDPSAPLSEPVKPITWWIENTTPYEWRDTIKEAVLTWNKAFEELGFKNAIQVKVQPDDANWDAGDINYNVLRWVSSPKPLSNGYGDAVSNPFTGEILGADLILEYRFMKNTWALDQMYSQGDNNLASDTSQSYQGGRAAHLNCSLGHQLQQSQLLAETIAAGEMTQKSILDEGLRMLVMHEVGHTLGLSHNMKASTLWDENEVHNKAITQGVLTGSVMEYAPVNLAPIGAQQGDYFQTQLGPYDYWAIEYGYSTALNDSDAEQKRLDAILRRSGEHGLAFGNDADDMRRAGIHIDPLMMTGDMSSNPVAYAVDRMILIDQTLGGIKRRTLVKGESYQQLLTSVNVLYGEYKKQAVVISRQIGGVNIERSFVGDHDENNAAAAPYSPVSAEKQQQAMKALAKYVFSEDALVSLEPLYSHMQHQRRGWEHSGKNEDPKAHKMVLNMQTSVLNHLLHINVLERISDTALYGNEYKLTTYMNELTSAIFVDTKAIKSTSQNLQIEYVQQLIKIAGIGADSKYNHLAKSAVVYQLRFIAERSSPWGADEATKAHKNYVDLLISKAFKA; this is encoded by the coding sequence ATGAAGTTATCTAGCCTTTCTTTAGCCGTTATCTTATCGATAACGAGCATGCATTCTGTATCAGCGGCAGATCGTGAAGATAATCAGAAAACGATGACCGAGATGCTAACAGGTAAGAGAGTATCTGAAGGCTTATTCAACTTTTATCAAGATAACAAAAGTGGTGAGACTTTCATGTTAATCAAAGAGTCTCAGCTCAATACCCCGATATTATATGCGGCTCATAATGTCGATGGCTTAGCCGATATCTGGGAATTCAGAGGCTTGAAGCGTGACGAGAAGTTAATAGAATTCAAACGTTATTTTGATCGTATCGATATTATCGCAAAATCGTCTCGATTTATTTATGATGAAAATAGCCCATTGAGTCGCTCTAAGGATGCCAACCTCAGTGAACCCGTGCTCGCGAGTCTAAAAATTGAAAGCGAACAAGATGGCAAAGTGCTCGTGAATGTCGATCCGCTTTTTTTAAGCGAGTCTTTACATAGAGTGTCTCAATGGCCTGATGGTAACAACCAAGGAAATAAAAAGCAGTTTAAACTGGGTAAGTTAGATGAAACTAAATCACGTATAATCAAAAATCGTACCTACGAAAATAATGTCGATGTGATCGTCGAGTACGTGTTTAACAATGACAACCCTAGGGGCGTTGGTTCAATAGCATTGACCGATCCTAGAGTGGCATCACTTAGAATTCAGCACTCTTTTTTTGAGCTGCCCCAGAACAATTTTAAGCCCCGTCGTGACGATGCAAGAGTCGGATACTTTCCTCACCAATTAGATAATAAAACCTCCGCCGATTGGGCTCCTTATGAGGATGTTATTGTACGCTGGAACTTGCAAAAACAGGACCCATCAGCCCCGCTATCCGAACCCGTTAAGCCTATAACTTGGTGGATTGAAAATACCACCCCTTATGAGTGGCGTGACACGATTAAGGAGGCGGTATTAACCTGGAATAAAGCGTTTGAAGAGCTAGGCTTTAAGAATGCCATACAGGTCAAGGTTCAACCCGATGATGCCAACTGGGATGCAGGAGACATTAACTATAACGTATTACGATGGGTGTCATCCCCCAAGCCATTAAGTAACGGTTATGGTGACGCTGTATCTAACCCCTTTACAGGGGAGATCTTGGGCGCTGATCTGATACTGGAATATCGCTTCATGAAAAATACCTGGGCACTTGACCAGATGTATAGTCAAGGCGACAACAACTTAGCGAGTGACACAAGCCAGTCGTATCAAGGTGGACGAGCTGCACATTTAAATTGCAGTTTAGGTCATCAACTGCAACAGAGTCAGTTATTGGCAGAAACTATAGCCGCAGGAGAGATGACTCAAAAATCCATCTTAGATGAAGGGCTACGAATGCTGGTGATGCATGAGGTAGGTCATACTCTTGGGTTAAGCCATAACATGAAGGCTTCAACCCTATGGGATGAAAACGAGGTACACAATAAGGCCATAACCCAAGGAGTACTTACAGGCTCTGTGATGGAGTATGCACCAGTAAACCTAGCACCTATCGGCGCCCAGCAGGGAGATTATTTTCAGACTCAACTTGGCCCCTATGATTATTGGGCAATAGAGTATGGTTACTCAACAGCATTAAACGATAGCGATGCCGAACAAAAGAGGCTCGATGCAATATTACGCCGTTCGGGAGAGCATGGGCTAGCCTTCGGCAATGATGCTGATGATATGCGCCGCGCAGGTATACACATAGATCCACTGATGATGACTGGAGATATGTCATCTAATCCCGTGGCGTATGCTGTTGATAGAATGATTCTGATTGACCAGACTCTGGGGGGGATTAAAAGAAGAACCTTAGTAAAAGGTGAGTCCTATCAACAATTACTCACCTCAGTGAATGTTCTCTATGGTGAATATAAAAAACAAGCCGTGGTGATCTCCCGCCAAATAGGTGGTGTTAACATCGAGCGAAGCTTTGTCGGTGACCATGACGAAAACAATGCAGCAGCGGCTCCATATTCGCCAGTTTCAGCCGAAAAACAACAACAAGCCATGAAGGCCTTGGCAAAATATGTATTTTCTGAGGATGCATTAGTGTCTTTAGAGCCCCTTTATAGCCATATGCAACATCAACGTAGGGGCTGGGAACATTCAGGGAAAAATGAAGATCCCAAAGCACATAAGATGGTACTCAACATGCAAACATCAGTGCTTAATCATTTGCTGCATATCAATGTACTAGAGCGTATATCAGATACCGCGTTATACGGTAATGAATACAAGCTCACCACGTATATGAATGAGTTAACTTCAGCTATTTTTGTTGATACTAAGGCAATCAAGTCAACCAGTCAGAACCTGCAGATAGAATATGTACAACAGCTAATCAAAATAGCTGGGATTGGAGCTGACTCAAAATACAATCACTTGGCCAAGTCTGCAGTCGTATACCAGCTGCGCTTTATCGCAGAGCGTAGCAGCCCTTGGGGAGCCGATGAAGCAACAAAGGCCCATAAGAATTATGTTGACCTATTGATTAGTAAAGCCTTTAAAGCCTGA
- a CDS encoding ribosome recycling factor family protein has protein sequence MKDVITISLPSLIHRIGREEVKQAKVIALQYHCELKRVRRSRHWRLSGEAIKIQSFTLHLKTAPLQRERGGFRYLILKIETALLEHTDKLEPLEAKLARLINESPNITLSELIHITDCSLAEARTARFHADSW, from the coding sequence ATGAAAGACGTTATCACCATCTCACTTCCCTCACTGATCCATCGGATCGGCAGGGAAGAGGTTAAACAAGCCAAGGTCATTGCATTGCAATATCATTGCGAGCTTAAGCGAGTTCGTCGCTCCAGGCATTGGCGGCTTTCTGGTGAAGCTATCAAGATTCAATCTTTCACCCTTCACTTAAAAACAGCACCATTGCAAAGAGAACGTGGCGGGTTTCGCTACCTTATTCTAAAGATTGAAACAGCTTTGCTTGAGCATACTGACAAGCTAGAGCCTTTAGAGGCCAAGCTTGCCCGTCTGATCAATGAGAGCCCCAACATCACCTTGTCCGAATTAATACATATTACCGATTGCAGTTTGGCTGAAGCCAGAACAGCACGTTTCCACGCCGACTCCTGGTAA
- a CDS encoding DUF3083 family protein: protein MALSHQQKVYIPKDVRSNQFITAEIKVTDALLAHYSDYKTCYQTLSCTIFNLAEQEELYNIHVITNDKLPVVRFHTEAYCFPTAEQIIFFYNPEYHEAQSLHSKEDYRARKIRIVLLATGEDIRSNSANFHIKVQSFLSKLLPQLPEKDLTIKIRDHQHLSYDLFAKAKGNKESYGFKLRSISDRYKARLCPLPEGHGSLCYVTVKLPLSRKLKQALLPENTNDFTPLYQKLEDAFIQATSAKQLKRIAMVANGLTPLVRNSKYDQVEGTDEVQMLGFNPNIEEQQFIRHWDGNRLVETVNFTIAAGEKDSKDGGLGRYLNRVEEALKSFTSELALDKSREELIVRFHQHISYQNPE, encoded by the coding sequence ATGGCCCTTAGCCATCAGCAAAAAGTGTACATTCCCAAGGACGTTCGAAGCAATCAATTCATCACAGCAGAAATCAAAGTAACGGATGCTTTGTTGGCCCATTACTCCGATTATAAAACATGTTATCAGACGCTTAGCTGCACTATTTTCAATCTTGCAGAGCAAGAAGAGTTATATAACATTCATGTGATCACTAACGATAAGCTACCCGTAGTGCGTTTTCACACTGAAGCGTATTGTTTCCCAACTGCAGAACAGATTATATTTTTCTATAACCCTGAGTACCATGAAGCGCAAAGTCTTCATAGTAAAGAGGATTACCGAGCTCGAAAAATAAGGATTGTGCTCTTAGCGACTGGTGAAGACATTCGCAGTAACTCTGCTAATTTTCATATAAAAGTGCAGTCTTTTCTCTCGAAATTGCTGCCGCAATTGCCAGAAAAAGATCTCACAATAAAAATCCGTGATCATCAACATCTCTCATATGATCTGTTCGCTAAAGCCAAAGGCAATAAAGAGAGTTATGGATTTAAGCTGCGTTCAATCAGTGACAGATATAAAGCAAGACTGTGTCCGCTTCCAGAAGGACACGGTTCGTTGTGCTATGTCACGGTAAAACTGCCCTTAAGTCGTAAGCTTAAACAAGCGTTATTACCAGAAAACACCAATGACTTCACCCCTCTATATCAGAAGTTAGAGGATGCATTTATCCAGGCTACTTCAGCCAAACAACTTAAGCGGATTGCTATGGTTGCGAATGGGCTAACTCCTCTTGTTCGTAACAGTAAATATGATCAAGTTGAGGGGACTGACGAAGTGCAAATGCTCGGCTTTAACCCCAATATAGAAGAGCAACAATTTATTCGCCATTGGGACGGCAACCGCTTAGTCGAAACGGTGAACTTTACTATCGCAGCAGGAGAAAAAGATTCTAAAGATGGTGGCCTTGGCCGTTATTTGAATCGAGTTGAAGAGGCATTAAAGAGTTTTACGTCTGAATTAGCGTTAGACAAATCACGCGAAGAACTCATAGTGCGCTTCCACCAACATATTAGCTATCAGAACCCTGAATAG
- a CDS encoding HDOD domain-containing protein: MSKSPLDYAKQAQELCVLSDVYMTLNRMLSSDSCSMEELADAIAYEPAIAASILKIANSAMFSMPRKIDSLAKALVLLGIKQVKNLVNAYGVTAAFSSIDPKVADMDKFWEISVDCALICQYFSKSKQIPNTENIFLSGLFHNLGMLAIVHSEPGKVSYCEDYDSDETPWLRQNEMFGFTFADCTNELLKLWNLPDTIIQPIAEFNHTEPTSLSANSQLLYIASRLAVINAEPGIYTKEELINQVILDDLGISLDELNQSLEYCNLQAMELLATFPIQGRTS; this comes from the coding sequence ATGTCAAAGTCACCGCTTGATTACGCCAAGCAAGCGCAAGAATTATGCGTGCTATCTGATGTTTATATGACATTGAACCGAATGTTATCCAGTGATAGTTGCAGCATGGAGGAGTTGGCCGATGCCATTGCCTATGAGCCTGCTATTGCCGCATCGATTTTAAAAATCGCTAATAGTGCTATGTTCAGTATGCCAAGAAAGATAGACAGCCTTGCTAAAGCGTTAGTCTTACTTGGTATAAAGCAGGTAAAGAATCTGGTTAATGCTTATGGTGTTACCGCGGCATTTTCTAGCATAGATCCTAAAGTCGCAGATATGGATAAATTTTGGGAAATAAGCGTAGATTGCGCTTTGATATGCCAGTATTTTTCAAAAAGTAAGCAAATTCCCAATACTGAAAATATCTTTTTGTCTGGGCTATTTCATAACTTGGGGATGTTAGCCATTGTCCACAGCGAGCCTGGTAAAGTCAGTTATTGTGAGGACTATGATAGCGATGAAACACCTTGGCTTCGCCAGAACGAGATGTTTGGTTTTACCTTTGCAGATTGCACCAACGAGTTGTTAAAGCTATGGAACTTACCGGACACCATCATACAGCCCATCGCAGAGTTCAATCATACAGAGCCAACCTCTCTGTCTGCCAATAGTCAATTGCTTTATATTGCTTCTCGGTTAGCCGTGATTAATGCCGAACCTGGGATATATACCAAGGAAGAGTTAATTAATCAGGTTATTCTGGATGATCTGGGTATTAGTTTAGATGAGTTAAATCAATCGCTTGAATATTGTAATTTGCAAGCGATGGAGCTTTTAGCGACTTTCCCGATACAGGGCAGGACGAGTTAA